Genomic window (Capsicum annuum cultivar UCD-10X-F1 chromosome 10, UCD10Xv1.1, whole genome shotgun sequence):
tatattattttatgtgggtaattgtttgatttttttgtcaTCATGAAGGTTAAGTATATTGGCTCCATTTTTCTAGACGAAGTTTGGCTAACTTTTCATTTGTTGCTATCAATTTTATATAAGGGCACCCAGCAGTTCTGGTCCTTAAGCCTAaccttttcttccatttcaatcTATTGCTATCTTATTCCAACCCCTGTTAGTATTGAACTCGCCAAGTTATTTggaatataaataaatatgactCACGGGTTATTTCAAATATGAATGAAGTTAAGTTACTTCTAATGGCTATTCCCTTGAAGAGAGCTTTGCTGACGCTATTAGTACTTCTTACCGGTATTATTCCTAGTCTTCTGGATTATGTTATCTTCATGCTACTAACTGCAGACTGACTGGCAAACACCGTTCCACTTGCATGATTATGAAATTTATGCTTCACATGTATGTATTCTAATGACCTTTAAGTTTTTTACAGTCATTTCACTGCAGTCATGGGAAGGCTTACCTCTTTGATAAGGTGTAAGTGTTCTTTGACTTGTGAAGCTCAAAATTACCTGCCATCTTATATGGAGTGCTTTCATCTTTATTAGTGCTTGAAAACTTGAAGCTATCAGTGACTAAATCAGGCAGCGAATGCTTATATTAGTTCATGCATCTCCGCAGTCAgtattaactttattttttgtctGGTAGTCTTTTCAATTGCTTGAAATACAAGCAACATAATTTAGTAGAGGTCACAGTGGTCTTTGTATTTTCTGGTAATAAatagcttaacctgttatgttATGTATCACAGGAAAATAAGACTCATATTTCTCAGATGCTGTATTAGGGATAGGCACAGTAGACACCTCCATAACATTCAATGCTTCATGCTTTTGCACTTGCAACAGTGTGTTTTATATCCTCTTTTGTGCATTGCAGAGTGAATGTCACAGTTGGAGCAAAAGAAGACCGGATGATGATGACCGGAATGCATACTGTTGTTGACACATTCTGTGTGGGGTGTGGGTCAATTGTGGGCTGGAAATATGTGAGCTTTCTCTTCACCAAAGATCTGATTATTAGCTCTTCACAATAGACCTTTGTGGTCTGGTGCTTCCTCAGACCCCACACATAACGGGGGCTCAGTGCACCAGGCTGcccctttttttattctttatctgaTCTCTAGTTACCCTGATATTCTTATTGACAACTCTCAACTAATTCCCAGGAAGCCGCACATGACAAGACCCAAAAGTACAAGGAAGGGAAATTCATTCTTGAGAGGTATCTAGTGTGCTTTTGCGCTTTAAATGTTGCATCTTGATATTCCAAGAgtctaattttattttctttttcttcgtcTTACTTCATAGGTTTAAGGTCGCGGGTCCAGATGGAAGCCTCTATACAGTAAGCCTCGATGATCAACTTGGAAGTGATGcagatgaaccttgactagataaTAGCCATCTTGAATTTTGCCCTCGTTGACTTTGCTTTGACAGAAGTGAAATATTCTGCAGTAGGTTGGTTTAAGCAATCAGATAGTTTCAGTATTTTGGCTGAAGGTTTTGTTTGATCTTGATCACATTGCCAACCACATTTAGGTACAGAAATAGAAGGTACTTATCGGTATTAAACATCTTGCAGTAAGTAATTCTTTTCAAAAGAATTCCAGTGCTCAATTGCTGGAGGCGTTATGCCAAGTACATTGAGTAACCTCGTTGTTTCAACTCTCTAGGATAAGATGAAGTTCAGGCTTCCCCAATTAACATTTTGTTTGccaggattttattttattttattttttaaaaaaggaggAAGCCTCTGTATGGACGGTTAATGCTAAACTTCACCAGTAAACATTCTATGGGTACTGACATTGTGTTAACAAGATGAGTAAAGGTAAGTGAAGCAAAATGAGAGAAATAATGATGGACAAAAAGTGGAGAGTTCTTACTCAGTGATGCGTTCTAGAGCTTGATTGTTTACAGTGGTGTGGGTAGAAGCATCCAATACAAGATTAGGACTAAATAGGTTGAGAGATGTGATTCACAACATAGAGATGTattagaaatgcaaggtaaggctgcgtacaataaaTCTTTGTGGTCGGGTCCTTTCTCGAatcctgcgcatagcgggagttttagtgcatcgggctgccTTTGTTAGTAGTATTAGAGAGTGATTCACACATATTTCTAATAGGGCCCTCCATTCCTTTTTatgctctcttttcttttttagagttaaaaaatacaaactttgaccaacattttaagatgtacTTTTTAAtcaaactggaaaaaaaaaatttacaatttatagtactttttatataattttttaatatctaaattttaattttaaaaatttaaattaatttaatctaatttagCTTTAAAAGTTAATCAAAGTGACTGATGATAAAAGGAGGGAACATATAAAAAGGAATGGTtaggaatggagggagtattgaAGAAGGTTGATCCCTCATTATGATAGGTCGACATGCCCCAAGCTCATTAGTCATGTTCTTATTGGTGATTAGAGTTAGCAAATATGGAATCAggacatttttaaaataaaattattaattatcaaaaaaatgCATGTGTAATGCACATTATACGCACAAGATGCCTAAGGCTCCTTGGACACGACTCATAAGCAGTACTAGTGGCGAACCTAAGTGGATTTTCGTCCGCTATTTGGCTATATTGTCAAGACTCTATACAAATGACAGACTCGAGAAGTGGAACCTTGTTGACGATAGTACCCGTCCCTAATGCGGTGGAGCAGAGGAGTCGGTGGAGCATTTGTTTTTTCAGTGAACATTTTCAAAAACAGTATGTGAATCTCTATTGGTGTGGCCGGGATATAGTAGAACAACATGGAAATGAACAAATGAAATAGCATGGACAGTGGCTCATGCAAATGGTGGAAATTCAAATGCCCAAATCTATTGCACCACCTTAGCTGGTTGTGTATACTTCATGCGGCAAGAACGTGATAATAGAGTATTTCAGAAGGCAAGTAGTACTTCTAAGTGGTTATTAGATTGATCATCCAACAAGTAGTGGCTCGAGGTAGACTCCAGAAGAAGATGACCGCTAGATTAGCTGAATTAGTCTTCTTTCATAACTACTAGTAGTGTATGTTGAGGCTTTGATGCTTGTTTGTGGTTTCTTTGCAGTGCCTGAACTTGGGACTATGTCCAAGTTCAGTCTAGTTTCTTATTTAGCGTTGTACAGTAACACTTTCGTTAATTTCAGTTTATAACAAAAAAAGCCGCATGAAATGAATGTGCAATGCACATAATACGCACGAGATTTACGTGTCACATACATAAAAACTAATCTATTAAAGCTTTTACTTAAGGCTATTAACGAAATCAGATCTAAATTCTCATACTAACACCTTCTAGATGACAAACGAAGATACAGGGACTCCAAGTTGATGAGGATTCCAACAACTAACTTTATTTTTTAGGGCGTGTGGAAGTGAAGAAGATACAAGCCATGTATGTATTACTGGTAAGTGGACTGGATTAATCGGGTTAAAAGAGATTGAGCCTGAAGAATTGGtccaatttaattattttgatacaaAAGTTGAAGATGAACGGATGGAACCCGGTTACTTTGGAAACTTATTTTCCAATTGATTGAATTTGGCAAGCTTTTGTAAATTGAAATTAAACTACGACaataaatttcttaattaattaattaattaattaagccTTTTAATTTAACAACAAGAAATGATTAATTTGACATAAATCAATTAACTGAAATAatagattaattatattattaattgatttttgaagaaagtaaatgataaacttgattTAAATGATATATTAGTAAAACGATTtctcaaatatttatttaaagtagAAATTATATAAATCTATATATtgggtgtgtgtgtatatgtgtgtagtaGTCAGATCATGCTCGAATGCAAAATCTCATCGAGCTCTAGTATACCTCCACCACTGCCCTCTCCTTTCAAGCAATACGAAAATACTTTTGGAGAAATGACGCGTGAATAGAAATTATTGAGATACCCTTTCGATCAAATTCGAGAATTCTATCAAATGTGTTATATGTTATGCCCAGATTACCATATAGAGAGGTACTGCACCGCAATCAACTATCTCCATAGTTGACAAGTAGAGATAATGTTTCTCTCTCCCCTTCTTTTGTGTACGTACCTTGATAGAACAAGAGGAGCGTAGATCATGTTCGGATGCGAAATCTCACTGAGCACTAGTATACCTCCACCGCTACCCTCTCTCTTCAAGCAATGAGAAAATATTTTAGAGAAATGTCGTGTGAGGTTATTGAGAAATTATTTAGATATCCTCTCGATCAAATTCTAGAATTTCATCAACTGTGTTATCTGTCACACCAAAGTTACCATATCGAAACGCACTGCACAACAATCAACTATCTCCATAGTTGACCAGTAGAGGTAACattcccttttttcctttttttttttttttgtgtacaTACCTTGATGGAACAAGAGGAGTGTAAATCATGCTCGAATGCAAAATCTCACCGAGCATAATGGGCGACCAAAATATGCCTACACATTAAATAAATGACATAACTATgccatgaatataaaaaataatcaa
Coding sequences:
- the LOC107846005 gene encoding protein yippee-like, with product MGRLFVLTLEGSIYKCKYCQTHLALADHIISKSFHCSHGKAYLFDKVVNVTVGAKEDRMMMTGMHTVVDTFCVGCGSIVGWKYEAAHDKTQKYKEGKFILERFKVAGPDGSLYTVSLDDQLGSDADEP